Proteins from a single region of Fusobacterium varium:
- the typA gene encoding translational GTPase TypA — MKIKNIAIIAHVDHGKTTLVDCLLRQGGAFGSHELEKVEERVMDSNDIERERGITIFSKNASVRYKDYKINIVDTPGHADFGGEVQRIMKMVDSVVLLVDAFEGPMPQTKYVLKKALEQGHRPIVVVNKVDKPNARPEDVLYMVYELFIELNANELQLEFPVIYASGKGGFAKRELTDESSDMIPLFETILEHVEDPEGDATKPMQFLITNIAYDNYVGKLAVGRIHNGIVKRNQDVMLIKRDGKMVKGKISVLYGYEGLKRVEIQEAQAGDIVCIAGIEDIDIGETLADINDPVALPLIDIDEPTLAMTFMVNDSPFAGKEGKFVTSRHIWERLQKELQTNVSMRVEATDAPDAFVVKGRGELQLSILLENMRREGFEIQVSKPRVLMKEENGQKMEPIEMALIDVDDCYTGVVIEKMGSRKGEMVTMTPGTDGYTRLEFKVPARGLIGFRNEFLTDTKGTGILNHSFYSYEPYKGEIPTRTKGVLIATEPGVTVPYALNNIQDRGILFLDPGIPVYEGMIVGEHSRENDLVVNVCKTKKLTNMRAAGSDDAVKLATPRRFSLEQALDYIAEDELVEVTPTNIRLRKKVLKEGERRKAEKRNED; from the coding sequence ATGAAAATCAAAAACATAGCAATTATTGCCCATGTTGACCACGGAAAAACAACATTAGTAGACTGTCTATTAAGACAAGGTGGAGCATTTGGGAGCCATGAACTTGAAAAAGTAGAAGAAAGAGTAATGGACTCAAATGATATTGAAAGAGAAAGAGGAATAACAATTTTCTCTAAAAATGCCTCTGTAAGATACAAAGACTATAAGATCAATATAGTTGATACTCCAGGACATGCTGACTTTGGAGGAGAGGTACAACGTATTATGAAAATGGTTGATTCAGTAGTACTACTTGTAGATGCTTTTGAAGGACCAATGCCACAAACAAAATATGTATTAAAGAAAGCTCTTGAACAAGGGCACAGACCAATAGTTGTAGTAAATAAAGTTGATAAACCAAATGCAAGACCAGAAGATGTATTATACATGGTTTATGAATTATTTATTGAATTAAATGCAAATGAACTTCAACTTGAATTCCCAGTAATCTATGCATCTGGAAAAGGTGGATTTGCTAAGAGAGAGCTTACTGATGAAAGTTCAGATATGATACCACTATTTGAAACTATTCTTGAGCATGTAGAAGATCCAGAAGGAGATGCTACAAAACCTATGCAATTCTTAATTACTAATATTGCATATGATAACTATGTTGGAAAACTTGCAGTAGGAAGAATCCACAATGGTATAGTTAAGAGAAACCAAGATGTTATGCTTATAAAAAGAGATGGAAAAATGGTAAAAGGAAAAATCTCTGTTTTATATGGTTATGAAGGATTAAAAAGAGTAGAAATTCAAGAAGCTCAAGCTGGAGATATAGTTTGTATAGCTGGAATCGAGGATATTGATATTGGAGAAACTCTTGCAGATATCAATGATCCAGTAGCATTACCATTAATTGATATAGATGAGCCAACACTTGCTATGACATTTATGGTAAACGATTCTCCATTTGCTGGAAAAGAAGGAAAATTTGTAACTTCTAGACACATTTGGGAAAGACTACAAAAAGAATTACAAACAAATGTAAGTATGAGAGTAGAAGCAACAGATGCTCCAGATGCCTTTGTTGTTAAAGGAAGAGGAGAACTTCAACTTTCTATACTTCTTGAAAATATGAGAAGAGAAGGATTTGAAATTCAAGTTTCAAAACCAAGAGTTCTTATGAAAGAGGAAAATGGACAAAAAATGGAGCCTATCGAAATGGCACTAATTGACGTTGATGATTGTTATACAGGTGTAGTTATTGAAAAGATGGGAAGTAGAAAAGGGGAAATGGTAACAATGACTCCTGGAACAGATGGATATACTCGTCTTGAATTTAAAGTACCTGCAAGAGGACTTATTGGATTTAGAAATGAATTCTTAACAGATACTAAAGGAACAGGAATATTAAACCATTCATTCTATAGCTATGAACCATACAAAGGAGAGATCCCTACAAGAACTAAAGGGGTATTAATAGCAACAGAACCTGGAGTAACAGTTCCATATGCTTTAAATAATATTCAAGATAGAGGAATATTATTCTTAGATCCAGGAATTCCTGTATATGAAGGAATGATAGTTGGAGAGCACAGCAGAGAAAATGACCTTGTTGTAAACGTATGTAAAACTAAAAAACTTACAAATATGAGAGCAGCAGGAAGTGACGATGCAGTTAAATTAGCAACTCCAAGAAGATTCTCACTAGAACAAGCACTAGATTATATTGCTGAAGATGAGTTAGTAGAAGTAACTCCTACAAATATTAGACTTAGAAAGAAAGTTCTAAAAGAGGGAGAAAGAAGAAAAGCTGAAAAAAGAAATGAAGACTAA
- the truB gene encoding tRNA pseudouridine(55) synthase TruB — MEGIINVNKPSGITSFDVVRRLRRCLHERKIGHTGTLDPLATGVLVVCVGRATRLVEDIEGYEKIYTAGFELGYRTDTYDVEGKVLDKVDEFNVSTDDLKIALERFTGEIDQVPPMYSALKVDGKKLYELARQGIEIERKSRKVTISFIEILEFDGRKGKIRCKVSKGTYIRSLINDLGETLGTFATMTSLVREEVGTSNIEKAYTLDSIEEMCNSGDSSFISSVEEFFDYPKITLTGDKNLLLFRNGHTVRFTTENGRYRVYDIEGKFLGLCNVSNNLLKGYKYF, encoded by the coding sequence TTGGAAGGGATAATAAATGTAAATAAACCTAGTGGAATAACATCTTTTGATGTAGTTAGAAGGTTGAGAAGATGTCTTCACGAGAGAAAAATAGGACATACTGGAACACTTGATCCATTAGCAACAGGGGTACTTGTAGTATGTGTTGGGAGAGCAACAAGACTTGTAGAAGATATTGAAGGATATGAAAAAATATATACAGCTGGATTTGAACTAGGATATAGAACAGATACTTATGATGTAGAGGGAAAAGTTCTTGACAAAGTAGATGAATTTAATGTTTCAACAGATGATTTGAAGATAGCATTAGAAAGATTTACTGGAGAGATAGATCAAGTACCACCTATGTATTCTGCATTAAAAGTAGATGGAAAAAAACTCTATGAACTTGCAAGACAAGGAATTGAAATAGAGAGAAAATCAAGAAAAGTAACTATCTCTTTTATTGAGATACTGGAATTTGATGGGAGAAAAGGAAAGATTAGATGCAAAGTTTCAAAGGGAACTTATATTAGATCACTTATTAATGATTTAGGAGAGACTTTAGGGACTTTTGCAACAATGACATCTCTAGTTAGAGAGGAAGTTGGAACTTCTAATATTGAAAAAGCCTATACATTAGATTCTATTGAAGAGATGTGTAACAGTGGAGATAGTAGCTTTATAAGTAGTGTTGAAGAATTCTTTGATTATCCAAAGATAACTTTAACTGGAGATAAAAACCTACTTTTATTTAGAAATGGACATACAGTGAGATTTACTACAGAAAATGGAAGATATAGAGTGTATGATATTGAAGGTAAGTTTTTAGGATTATGTAATGTAAGTAATAATTTATTAAAGGGATATAAATATTTTTAA
- a CDS encoding MurR/RpiR family transcriptional regulator, protein MKKKILGYLDDNYDSFSKSFKKIADYIRYNQSIVSFISINQLAKETDTSPATITRFSKNLGFRGYPDFQKIFQKEVEKETSYMKGLKNSIDEMSGGTNILQEVIDTNVELLQEIDVLEIEKALDQAVEWIKSSRKLYILGARGSYALAYYLYFMLKEFREGVELMISGASDFTDKLLYSQKDDLLFTISFHPYTNFTCQVTEFFKEQGNKVITVTDKKDSTLGNISDLVLTTKNGEKAYTFVPGIVILNALLLKLGVEDKEEVLDKFEKLKEITDRFNIYIDK, encoded by the coding sequence ATGAAGAAGAAAATACTTGGATATTTAGACGACAATTATGATAGCTTTAGTAAAAGTTTTAAAAAAATAGCTGATTATATAAGATATAATCAAAGTATAGTTTCATTTATTTCAATAAATCAATTGGCGAAAGAGACAGATACAAGCCCAGCTACAATAACTAGATTTTCTAAAAACTTAGGGTTTAGAGGATACCCTGATTTTCAAAAGATATTTCAAAAAGAGGTTGAAAAAGAGACTTCTTATATGAAAGGGTTAAAAAATAGTATAGATGAGATGTCTGGTGGAACAAATATTTTACAAGAGGTAATAGATACAAATGTTGAACTTTTGCAAGAGATTGATGTTCTTGAAATTGAAAAGGCATTGGACCAAGCAGTAGAATGGATAAAGAGCAGTAGAAAGCTATATATCTTAGGAGCAAGAGGGTCATATGCACTAGCTTATTATCTATACTTTATGCTTAAAGAGTTTAGAGAAGGTGTAGAACTTATGATCTCTGGAGCTTCAGATTTTACAGATAAACTTCTTTATTCTCAAAAAGATGATCTTTTATTTACAATTTCATTCCATCCATATACAAACTTCACTTGTCAAGTGACAGAATTCTTTAAGGAGCAAGGAAATAAGGTTATAACAGTAACAGATAAAAAAGATTCAACTCTTGGAAATATATCGGACTTAGTTTTAACAACTAAAAATGGAGAAAAGGCATATACATTTGTACCAGGAATTGTTATTTTAAATGCTCTTTTATTGAAACTTGGAGTAGAGGATAAAGAGGAAGTTTTAGATAAATTTGAAAAACTTAAAGAGATAACAGATAGATTTAATATCTATATAGATAAATAA
- a CDS encoding ankyrin repeat domain-containing protein gives MRKLICLSIIIIIFTSCSMLKDKKNVVIAPEEVVNAIETDNSFLLNSFFSENFPVTYSKDGKSLLMIAVENDSHNVLDMILIRGAYLEEEIEDGRTPIFYVRSSEALNKLVIAGADINKLDNKKESVISYFIKNKPFEYSEYLVLAGANLDIENSEGWTPIFDAVVSGNIKLVELMLERGGDFKKEDIYGNIPIFYTNDENMLLKLLEIKDYNLNMRNRKNENIFGEIYLRAVDNGYVNVVKKLFELGVNPYYMSYGDSAISIAKEKNNLEMIELLQSKGLK, from the coding sequence ATGAGAAAGCTAATATGTCTAAGTATAATAATAATTATATTTACAAGTTGTTCAATGCTAAAAGACAAGAAAAATGTGGTTATTGCACCTGAAGAGGTGGTAAATGCAATTGAGACAGATAATAGTTTTTTATTAAATAGTTTTTTTTCAGAAAATTTTCCTGTAACATATAGCAAAGATGGAAAAAGTCTGCTTATGATAGCTGTTGAAAATGATAGCCATAATGTATTGGATATGATTCTAATAAGAGGGGCATATCTTGAAGAGGAGATAGAAGATGGAAGAACACCTATTTTCTATGTGAGAAGCTCTGAAGCTTTAAATAAACTTGTTATAGCAGGAGCAGATATAAATAAACTAGATAATAAGAAAGAGAGTGTAATTAGCTATTTTATAAAGAATAAACCTTTTGAGTATAGTGAATATTTAGTTTTAGCAGGGGCAAATTTAGATATAGAAAACAGTGAAGGATGGACACCTATTTTTGATGCAGTAGTTTCTGGTAATATTAAACTTGTAGAACTTATGTTAGAAAGAGGTGGAGATTTTAAAAAAGAGGATATTTATGGAAATATTCCTATTTTCTATACTAATGATGAAAATATGCTTTTAAAACTTTTAGAGATAAAAGATTATAATCTAAATATGAGAAATAGAAAAAATGAGAATATATTTGGTGAAATATATTTGAGAGCAGTAGATAATGGATATGTAAATGTAGTTAAAAAACTATTTGAATTGGGAGTAAATCCTTATTATATGTCTTATGGTGATAGTGCTATATCTATTGCTAAAGAAAAAAATAATTTAGAGATGATTGAACTTTTACAAAGTAAAGGTTTAAAATAG
- a CDS encoding dicarboxylate/amino acid:cation symporter — translation MKQGKNTLAIKMTIALIAGIVAGFIFILLREKVGGNSDTWKFINSLLFQDISAKGAERSLGIFYIIGQLFVNSLQLVIIPMVFTSITLAMCHISDSKKLGRISYKTLSFFLISSLIALVMAGIVGMLVYKSGGFNVKISTGINMVKGKSGSNPLLVFMSVVPNNIFSAFSNNGGVLATVFLAVSTGLCINSLGDRVKYLKNVLQEINDIVVKFLSFVINKFGPIAIFVLLTRTFASYGVDHLKPAMVYVVVTTISLLIFLVFGYSLLIAVSTGLSPIPFVRKAAKVALFGFSTSSSAATLPLNKKTTVEELGVSDDIASFVLPLGMTTNMNGTAIMQVIAAVFVAAAAGYEVTMTNIFVIGLLALVASVGTPAAPGAGAVVLFTILSGLGYVNDAAILVYSLILAINRPIEMLVTSLNVIGDSATSIYVAKSENMLDIDTYNK, via the coding sequence GTGAAACAAGGGAAAAACACTCTTGCAATAAAGATGACAATAGCTTTAATTGCAGGAATAGTAGCAGGATTTATTTTTATTCTTTTAAGAGAAAAAGTTGGGGGAAATAGTGATACTTGGAAATTTATTAATTCATTACTTTTCCAAGATATTTCAGCTAAGGGAGCAGAAAGATCATTAGGTATTTTCTATATTATAGGGCAACTTTTTGTAAATTCATTACAACTAGTAATAATTCCAATGGTATTTACATCTATAACTTTAGCTATGTGTCACATTAGTGACTCAAAAAAATTAGGGCGTATATCATATAAAACTTTAAGTTTCTTTTTAATTTCTTCACTAATTGCTTTAGTTATGGCAGGTATTGTGGGAATGCTTGTATATAAATCAGGTGGATTTAATGTAAAAATTTCTACTGGAATTAACATGGTAAAAGGAAAATCAGGAAGTAACCCATTACTTGTATTTATGAGTGTTGTGCCTAACAATATTTTCTCAGCATTTTCAAATAATGGTGGAGTATTAGCAACTGTATTTTTAGCAGTTTCAACAGGACTTTGTATAAATAGTTTAGGAGATAGAGTAAAATATTTAAAAAATGTACTTCAAGAGATCAACGATATAGTTGTTAAGTTCTTATCTTTTGTTATAAATAAATTTGGACCAATAGCTATATTTGTACTTTTAACAAGAACATTTGCATCATATGGAGTAGATCACTTAAAACCAGCTATGGTGTATGTTGTGGTTACAACTATTAGTTTATTGATATTCTTAGTATTTGGATATTCACTTCTAATAGCAGTTTCAACAGGATTAAGTCCAATTCCTTTTGTTAGAAAAGCAGCTAAAGTTGCATTATTTGGATTCTCAACTTCTTCAAGTGCAGCAACACTACCTTTAAATAAAAAGACAACAGTTGAAGAATTGGGAGTAAGTGATGATATAGCATCATTTGTCCTACCTTTAGGAATGACAACAAATATGAATGGAACAGCAATAATGCAGGTTATAGCAGCAGTATTTGTTGCAGCAGCAGCTGGATATGAAGTTACAATGACAAATATTTTTGTTATAGGATTATTAGCTTTAGTGGCATCAGTAGGAACTCCAGCAGCACCAGGAGCTGGAGCAGTAGTATTATTTACAATTCTAAGTGGTTTAGGATATGTAAATGATGCAGCTATCTTAGTTTATTCATTGATTTTAGCAATAAATAGACCTATTGAAATGCTAGTTACTTCACTAAATGTAATTGGAGATAGTGCAACAAGTATTTATGTAGCAAAGAGTGAAAATATGCTAGATATAGATACTTATAATAAATAA
- a CDS encoding formimidoylglutamase produces MKKLWNGKIDSFEEDDLKLWQVVKDISEAQEKGGVCFVGYDTEDGILRDEGVAGASEGANAIRKGLSELPNIKNLRIYDYGNLEKKTLEEAQEEYSEKIADIYSKGLFPIGLGGGHDIVYGAYKGIRKAFPDKKIGIISFDAHLDIKSYDERMTSETSFKKILDEDKNVEYAITGFQRLENSRSLIKNADEKGVLVLEEEYPEEFTISSLKSFVKKMDIVYVTICMDVFDGAAAPGVSFPTVLGMDSKKGKRILRALMETKKVVCLDFAEINPRYDVANRTSRLAGYMIYETMEKLVDMYRFTKWFDKIK; encoded by the coding sequence ATGAAAAAACTTTGGAATGGTAAAATAGATAGCTTTGAAGAGGATGATTTAAAATTATGGCAAGTTGTAAAAGATATAAGCGAGGCTCAAGAAAAAGGTGGAGTTTGCTTTGTTGGTTATGATACAGAAGATGGAATTTTAAGAGATGAAGGAGTAGCTGGAGCTTCTGAAGGTGCTAATGCTATTAGAAAAGGATTAAGTGAACTACCAAATATTAAAAATTTAAGAATATATGATTATGGAAACTTAGAGAAAAAAACTTTAGAAGAGGCACAAGAAGAGTACAGTGAAAAGATAGCTGATATTTACTCTAAAGGGCTTTTTCCTATTGGTTTAGGTGGAGGGCACGATATAGTTTATGGAGCTTATAAAGGAATAAGAAAGGCTTTTCCAGATAAAAAAATAGGAATAATTAGTTTTGATGCTCATTTGGATATAAAATCCTATGATGAGAGAATGACATCTGAAACATCTTTTAAAAAGATATTAGATGAAGATAAGAATGTAGAGTATGCAATAACAGGTTTTCAAAGATTGGAAAATAGTAGATCACTTATAAAAAATGCTGATGAAAAAGGTGTTTTAGTTTTAGAAGAGGAGTATCCAGAAGAGTTTACAATATCATCTTTAAAATCTTTTGTTAAGAAGATGGATATAGTTTATGTGACAATATGTATGGATGTCTTTGATGGGGCAGCAGCTCCAGGAGTATCATTTCCAACTGTATTAGGAATGGATTCTAAAAAAGGAAAGAGAATTTTAAGAGCCTTAATGGAAACTAAAAAAGTTGTATGTTTAGACTTTGCAGAGATAAATCCTAGATATGATGTAGCAAATAGAACAAGTAGATTAGCTGGATATATGATATATGAAACTATGGAAAAATTAGTTGATATGTATAGATTTACTAAATGGTTTGATAAAATAAAATAG